The Corylus avellana chromosome ca8, CavTom2PMs-1.0 genome has a segment encoding these proteins:
- the LOC132189740 gene encoding F-box protein SKIP23-like: MAVDWTQLPRELLESISGKLTIYADYLRFRAVCDSWRSSVLNTPRNLPPQLPWLMLPQVQSNPSHRAFFDLSTRKLHNLELLEATSHSKRCCGSSHGWLIVLDDSPAVLLLNPLTPSRLHLPPLSAFPNVVSFNYSEVGKEYALRGVSGEIYRRSLREMRNSFIKKVVLSSAPLKNKNFIALAILNHSNILVYCKNGDQSWSFIHVARFFCEDVIYYNDLFYAVDKNGAIAVCDVNGSSPTVSVIRPPLQLGGDMQYLVNSGDDELLLVTRYVDLQYDDTDPYVPSEFYKTVGFEVFRMNWGEPRWERVTSLGDRMFFIGENMSISFLAYDFRACLGNCIYFTDDCEFYDGAFGDYDLGIFKLWDGSIEPLPCYQRNPHSQTHWPPIWVTPNPC, translated from the coding sequence ATGGCCGTTGACTGGACGCAACTACCGCGAGAACTCCTGGAATCAATTTCCGGCAAACTCACGATCTACGCCGATTACCTCCGATTCCGCGCCGTCTGTGACAGCTGGCGATCTTCGGTCCTAAACACCCCGCGCAACCTCCCTCCTCAGCTCCCATGGCTCATGCTTCCCCAGGTGCAATCCAACCCATCCCATCGCGCGTTCTTCGACCTCTCCACCCGCAAACTCCACAATCTCGAGCTACTAGAGGCCACCTCGCACAGCAAGCGCTGCTGCGGCTCTTCCCACGGCTGGCTCATAGTCCTCGACGATTCTCCGGCGGTCCTTCTCCTCAATCCTCTCACTCCATCGAGGCTACACCTCCCTCCGCTCTCCGCCTTTCCTAACGTCGTGAGCTTCAACTACTCCGAAGTCGGTAAGGAATACGCGCTCCGAGGCGTGTCCGGTGAGATCTACCGGCGTAGTTTGCGTGAAATGCGCAACTCGTTTATAAAGAAAGTCGTTCTCTCCTCTGCGCCACTCAAGAACAAAAACTTCATCGCGCTGGCGATTCTCAACCACTCCAATATTCTAGTGTACTGTAAGAACGGTGATCAATCATGGAGTTTCATACACGTAGCGAGGTTTTTCTGCGAGGACGTTATATATTATAACGACCTATTCTACGCGGTGGACAAGAACGGCGCAATTGCTGTGTGCGATGTAAACGGCTCGTCGCCGACGGTTTCGGTTATCAGACCGCCGTTACAATTGGGCGGGGACATGCAGTATTTGGTAAACTCAGGGGACGACGAGTTGTTGTTGGTGACGCGGTATGTGGATCTGCAATACGACGACACTGACCCTTACGTGCCGAGTGAATTCTACAAAACTGTCGGGTTTGAGGTTTTCAGAATGAATTGGGGCGAGCCACGGTGGGAGAGGGTTACAAGCTTGGGTGATCGGATGTTTTTTATAGGGGAAAACATGTCCATCTCGTTTTTGGCTTATGATTTTAGGGCATGTTTAGGGAATTGTATCTATTTCACGGATGATTGTGAATTCTATGATGGTGCTTTTGGAGACTATGATTTGGGCATATTCAAGTTGTGGGATGGGAGCATTGAACCTTTACCTTGTTACCAGCGAAATCCGCATTCTCAGACCCACTGGCCCCCAATTTGGGTTACGCCAAATCCGTGCTAA
- the LOC132189926 gene encoding F-box protein SKIP23-like, with product MAVDWTQLPRELLESIAGKLTIYADYLRFRAVCPSWRSSVLNIPRNLPPQLPWLMLPQVQTNPFHCAFFDLSTRKLHNLDVLEVTSQGTHCCGSSHGWLIVLDESPAVLLLNPLTRARLHLPPLSTFPNVVSFNYSEAGSEYALRDVSGEIYRLSLREMRDSFIKKVVLSSAPLKNKNFIALAILHRFNILVYCKSGDQSWSFVHVARFPWEDVIYYNDLFYTVDKNGAIAVCDLNGASPTVSVIRPPLQLGGGLQYLVNSGDDELLLVTRYVVHVDLQRDDTDPYVSCVFYCYKTVRFEVFRMNWSEPRWERVTSLGDRMLFIGENTSISFLAYDFRGCLGNCIYFTDDCEFYDGIYDCFIGDHDLGIFKLWDGSIEPLPFYQRNPHSRSYWAPIWVTPNPC from the coding sequence ATGGCTGTTGACTGGACGCAACTCCCTCGAGAACTCCTGGAATCAATCGCCGGCAAACTCACGATCTACGCCGATTACCTCCGATTCCGCGCCGTCTGTCCCAGCTGGCGATCCTCCGTCCTAAACATCCCGCGCAACCTCCCTCCTCAGCTCCCATGGCTCATGCTTCCCCAGGTGCAAACCAACCCATTCCACTGCGCGTTCTTCGACCTCTCCACCCGCAAACTCCACAATCTCGACGTACTAGAGGTCACCTCGCAGGGCACGCACTGCTGCGGCTCTTCCCACGGCTGGCTCATAGTCCTCGACGAGTCTCCGGCGGTCCTTCTCCTCAATCCTCTCACCCGAGCGAGGCTACACCTCCCTCCGCTCTCCACCTTTCCTAACGTCGTGAGCTTCAACTACTCCGAAGCCGGTAGTGAATACGCGCTCCGAGACGTGTCCGGTGAGATCTACCGGCTTAGTTTGCGTGAAATGCGCGACTCGTTTATAAAGAAAGTTGTTCTCTCCTCTGCGCCACTCAAGAACAAAAACTTCATCGCGCTGGCGATTCTCCACCGCTTCAATATTTTAGTGTACTGTAAGAGCGGTGATCAGTCATGGAGTTTCGTACACGTTGCGAGGTTTCCCTGGGAGGACGTTATATATTATAACGACCTATTCTACACGGTGGACAAGAACGGCGCAATTGCTGTGTGCGATCTAAACGGCGCGTCGCCGACGGTTTCGGTTATCAGACCGCCGTTACAATTGGGCGGCGGCCTGCAGTATTTGGTAAACTCAGGGGACGACGAGTTGTTGTTGGTGACGCGGTATGTGGTCCATGTGGATCTGCAACGCGACGACACTGACCCTTACGTGTCGTGTGTATTCTACTGCTACAAAACTGTCCGGTTTGAGGTTTTCAGAATGAATTGGAGCGAACCGCGGTGGGAGAGGGTTACAAGCTTAGGTGATCGGATGTTGTTTATAGGGGAAAACACGTCCATCTCGTTTTTGGCTTATGATTTTAGGGGATGTTTAGGGAATTGTATCTATTTCACGGATGATTGTGAATTCTATGATGGTATCTATGATTGTTTTATTGGAGACCATGATTTGGGCATATTCAAGTTGTGGGATGGGAGCATTGAACCATTACCTTTTTACCAGCGAAATCCGCATTCTCGGAGCTATTGGGCTCCAATTTGGGTTACGCCAAATCCGTGCTAG
- the LOC132191071 gene encoding F-box protein SKIP23-like: protein MAVDWTQLPGDILQSISKKITVSGDYVKFRAVCPEWRSSLPKFPRHLLRQFPWLMIPFSQSQSHCSFYDLSTDVTHVLELPEAARPDLRICSSNGWLVIFDDSPTILLLDPLTGAKLHLPPLSSFPNVVSFDRSKVGKEYAILGDSGDIYRLSLRQMRDLFIKKIVLSSGPANNDNMVNALAILGKSNDLACYKNGDQSWTFLDNFCLSWCDGIYYKEQFYVVSRDGTIAVCDVNCEMPIASLIYAFHLFSVISKMHLVISGDDELLLILRNFSIDGKRPDNKLYLKTTGFDVYRMNWGRQPYWDRVVNLGRRLLFIGEYSSVSLSAYDVRGCVRNPSFSSPYYGQCLGNCIYFTDDRFVYYGDGTVYVLDRGIYQLRNEKIIAFPGRARDPHSIWFIPSTKDENLIADKKI from the coding sequence ATGGCCGTCGACTGGACCCAACTTCCCGGAGATATTCTGCAATCAATCTCCAAGAAAATCACCGTTTCCGGTGATTACGTCAAATTCAGAGCCGTGTGTCCCGAGTGGCGTTCCTCACTCCCAAAGTTCCCGCGCCACCTCCTCCGTCAATTCCCATGGCTCATGATTCCCTTCTCCCAATCCCAATCCCATTGCTCCTTCTACGACCTCTCTACCGACGTGACCCACGTTCTCGAGCTCCCTGAAGCTGCTCGACCCGATCTTCGCATTTGCTCCTCCAACGGCTGGCTTGTCATCTTTGACGACTCCCCAACAATCCTTCTCCTCGACCCTCTCACTGGGGCCAAGCTTCACCTACCTCCGCTGTCCTCCTTTCCCAACGTTGTGAGCTTTGACCGCTCTAAAGTTGGTAAGGAGTACGCAATTCTAGGCGATTCCGGCGACATTTACCGGCTTAGTCTAAGGCAAATGCGCGACTTGtttattaagaaaattgttCTCTCTTCAGGCCCCGCGAACAATGACAACATGGTTAATGCGTTGGCGATTCTTGGTAAGTCTAACGATTTAGCTTGCTATAAGAATGGCGATCAGTCTTGGACTTTCTTGGAcaatttttgtctttcttgGTGTGATGGTATATATTACAAGGAGCAGTTCTACGTTGTTTCTCGCGATGGAACTATTGCTGTGTGCGATGTAAATTGTGAGATGCCAATCGCTTCTCTAATTTACGCGTTTCATCTGTTTTCCGTTATCTCTAAGATGCATTTGGTGATTTCAGGAGATGACGAGTTGTTACTGATTCTTCGCAATTTTTCCATTGATGGTAAACGCCCGGATAATAAGTTATACCTAAAAACGACGGGGTTTGATGTTTACAGAATGAATTGGGGCCGGCAACCGTACTGGGATAGAGTCGTTAACTTGGGTCGGAGGTTGTTGTTTATTGGGGAATATTCATCTGTGTCATTATCTGCTTATGATGTTCGAGGATGTGTAAGGAATCCTAGCTTCTCATCTCCCTATTATGGACAATGTTTAGGGAATTGTATATATTTCACCGATGATCGTTTTGTTTACTATGGTGATGGTACGGTTTATGTTTTGGATAGAGGCATCTACCAGTTAAGGAACGAAAAGATAATAGCTTTTCCGGGTCGTGCGAGAGATCCGCATTCAATTTGGTTTATACCGAGTACGAAAGACGAGAATCTAATTGCAGATAAGAAGATTTGA